One genomic region from Cucumis melo cultivar AY chromosome 9, USDA_Cmelo_AY_1.0, whole genome shotgun sequence encodes:
- the LOC103498160 gene encoding CASP-like protein 4D1, whose amino-acid sequence MASKGLRIASLILRILTFIFIFISLLIVATNSKTAFKGTELEKKVDFSDFNSYRYLIAVTVIGGALSLLQIAFNIYHLVTKGEGTPLFYVFSDQLLAYLLLSAASAGLGAGIDLRVNVKLLLEDDYYNSFFDKGNAGSAILLLAFICSAIVSVLSSLALIRKPV is encoded by the exons atggcTTCAAAGGGTTTAAGAATTGCTTCTCTTATTTTGAGAATTTTAAcctttattttcatatttatttctCTCTTAATTGTTGCTACCAACTCTAAAACTGCTTTCAAAGGGACTGAGCTCGAAAAAAAAGTTGATTTTAGTGATTTTAATTCGTATAG GTATTTGATAGCAGTTACTGTTATAGGAGGTGCTTTAAGTCTCCTTCAAATTGCTTTCAACATTTACCATCTTGTTACTAAGGGCGAGGGAACTCCACTTTTCTATGTGTTCAGCGATCAG TTGTTAGCGTACCTTTTATTATCGGCCGCATCAGCGGGACTAGGAGCGGGGATCGACTTGAGAGTGAATGTTAAACTGCTGCTTGAGGACGATTATTACAACTCATTTTTTGACAAAGGCAATGCTGGATCTGCTATTCTTCTCCTTGCATTTATCTGTTCTGCCATTGTTTCAGTTCTCTCTTCTTTGGCTCTCATTAGAAAGCCTGTTTGA